A single genomic interval of Corylus avellana chromosome ca10, CavTom2PMs-1.0 harbors:
- the LOC132163605 gene encoding F-box protein At2g32560-like codes for MLLYFLITCFSFILFITPLKPLPPWANEVRLLSLWFWKDLSFFSIPELIKNSLLSSRLSLIPYKMSLIKKSLSPKVDNFEETGQMSVLDLPELALECILERLPPAALCSTAGVCSSLRERCKSDHLWEKHMKQKWDTIIGPAAYREWQWYLASKTDSNYVKQGKQKGLMRLLALSWPFSLFKSKVDDTSRRRNSLPVDSIMAWYLALETGKFWFPAQVYNRENGHVGFMLSCYDAEVSYDSRTDTFQARYPPHGRRPVAIENGVPWERLRAPPVDTPPHDLHISDCLSELRPGDHIEIQWRRNKEFPYGWWYGIVGHLELCDGNENYCRCHHSDNVVLEFNQYTPGSQWRRATVDRKDHREEGNEADGFYGGIRKLKNEVEISTWKRLWPAEVLE; via the exons ATGCTACTTTACTTCTTGATCACTTGCTTCTCCTTCATCCTCTTTATAACGCCTCTCAAACCGCTCCCACCATGGGCTAATGAGGTGAGATTGTTGTCCCTCTGGTTTTGGAAAGActtatcattcttttccatacCCGAGTTGATAAAGAATTCCCTCTTAAGTAGCCGTCTTTCTCTAATTCCGTACAAAATGTCTTTGATAAAGAAGAGTCTGAGTCCCAAAGTAGACAACTTTGAGGAGACCGGACAGATGTCGGTGTTGGACTTGCCTGAGTTGGCCTTGGAATGCATTCTTGAGAGGCTGCCTCCGGCTGCACTTTGTAGCACGGCTGGTGTTTGCAGCTCTTTGAGGGAGAGATGCAAGAGCGACCACCTTTGGGAGAAGCACATGAAACAGAAATGGGACACAATAATCGGCCCTGCTGCTTACAGAGAGTGGCAATGGTATCTTGCTTCGAAAACAGATTCTAACTATGTAAAGCAAGGCAAGCAGAAGGGGCTGATGAGGCTTCTAGCTCTCAGTTGGCCTTTTTCATTGTTTAAGTCCAAGGTTGATGATACCAGCAGGCGGAGAAATTCTTTACCTGTCGATTCCATCATGGCTTGGTATCTTGCTCTTGAGACTGGCAAATTCTGGTTCCCTGCTCAGGTCTATAACCGCGAG aatgGCCATGTTGGGTTTATGTTGTCATGCTATGATGCTGAAGTTAGCTATGATTCGCGCACTGACACCTTCCAAGCCAG GTATCCACCTCATGGAAGGAGACCAGTTGCTATTGAGAATGGTGTGCCGTGGGAAAGGCTAAGAGCACCACCTGTTGATACTCCTCCACACGATCTTCACATCTCCGACTGTTTGAGTGAGTTACGCCCTGGCGATCACATTGAGATTCAGTGGAGAAGAAACAAAGAGTTCCCTTATG GTTGGTGGTATGGTATCGTAGGTCACTTGGAATTGTGTGATGGAAATGAAAATTACTGCCGTTGTCATCATAGCG ACAATGTGGTGCTGGAGTTCAATCAGTACACCCCTGGTTCACAGTGGAGGCGTGCGACTGTCGACCGGAAAGACCACAGGGAAGAGGGAAATGAGGCAGATGGGTTTTATGGAGGAATCAGAAAGCTTAAGAATGAAGTTGAGATTTCCACATGGAAGCGGCTTTGGCCGGCAGAAGTCTTGGAATAG